Proteins from a genomic interval of Rhodothermus marinus:
- a CDS encoding two-component regulator propeller domain-containing protein, giving the protein MGRRIAAIVLLAGVLSTPVLAQRLRFTHLTSDDGLSRSWVTAITQDSPGFLWIGTAGGLNRYDGYRFTLYEHDPRDSTSIANSYIRCLYVDRRGTLWVGTDAGLSRYLPAQDAFRNYRAGDGTGFQGGAVQDLIEDARGSLWVASTNGLYRFDPKREAFAHYAADPESPTGLSHADVRALLIDSRGNFWVATAGGLDRFDPATGVFEHFRHDPRDPRSLPHNVLFDLVEDAHGHLWVSTDGGGLGRLDLDHIAQGFKRYRHDPHNPRSLAIDRVRVLYVDREGRLWVGTENGGLDLFDYRTETFRHHRHSRTDPNSLNNESIWAIYQDRTGNLWFGTFAGGLNVLKRNSQAIEHYRSVPGDPYSLNANAVSRFYEDPQGNLWVATDGGGFHRFDRRTGRFYGYSMANTNARTDAVFAMATDADGYLWVGGWAGGIGRFSPRQGRFLEFFNDQNGMLLTPHVFDALVDAQNRLWVANFLGGLVRIDLNTRQRKVYTPENSALRSNQILRMGHDPEGRLVLATQDAGVIVFDPRTETFTNYRHDPSSSNSLSNNSVLSILVADAHTLWVGTQYGLNRIDRQTGTVTRFFREDGLPSNTIVGLARDRQGFLWVATNRGLCRYNVQEKTCTLYTKADGLQGNEFNRFADYTARDGSLYFGGFNGFNVIYPDRFEPNTTPPPVVLTDFRLFNQPVRVGTKDSPLKAHISVTRTLTLAHWQNVLTFEFAALDFTAPSKNRYAYKLEGFDLDWNEVSTQRTATYSNLDPGEYVLLVRGTNNDGVWSTRPATLHIVITPPFWATWWFRLLVGLALVGAVVGVVHRERRRRKRQEAINAELEAINRRLEAEMRHAAEAEREKRRAREEAAEHDRRAREQLQQQQEYLEQSVLRILEAMERFSQGDLTVTLTAMQDDAIGRLFTGFNRAVANMQAILREVASVIRATADTSREIYRNSGELASGVQQLTRQTGEVAEAIEAMARTISEATRNLSHVAELAEQSLRQAEEGGQVARDAVGRMNDVAEAVARSSAIIQALDESSQKIGEMARIIDEIADQTNLLALNAAIEAARAGEQGRGFAVVADEVRKLAERTAAATKEIEQMTTRIRHDTSRAVTAMARVNQEVDTGRARVDQVGTLLEEIIARSRQVQERIAQVATSGEEQAATIQHISENVEAIAQVTEQAAAGNTSIAAAMEQLTERMESLRQLVTRFTFARTDSEPKPAGFPES; this is encoded by the coding sequence ATGGGTCGTAGAATTGCAGCAATCGTGCTACTGGCCGGCGTCCTGAGCACCCCGGTGCTGGCGCAACGGCTTCGGTTTACGCATCTGACCAGCGACGACGGGCTTTCGCGTTCGTGGGTAACGGCCATCACGCAGGATTCGCCGGGCTTTCTCTGGATCGGGACGGCCGGCGGACTCAACCGCTACGACGGCTATCGCTTCACACTCTACGAGCACGATCCGCGCGATTCGACCAGCATCGCCAACAGCTACATCCGCTGCCTGTATGTCGATCGCCGCGGTACCCTGTGGGTAGGGACCGACGCCGGCCTCAGCCGCTACCTGCCAGCGCAGGACGCTTTTCGTAACTACCGGGCCGGCGACGGCACGGGCTTTCAGGGCGGTGCCGTACAGGACCTGATCGAAGATGCGCGGGGCTCCCTCTGGGTAGCCAGTACGAACGGACTGTACCGTTTCGATCCGAAGCGTGAAGCCTTCGCGCACTACGCAGCCGATCCTGAAAGTCCCACCGGCCTGAGCCACGCCGACGTGCGCGCGTTGCTGATCGACAGCCGGGGCAACTTCTGGGTGGCTACGGCCGGGGGGTTGGACCGCTTCGATCCCGCCACGGGCGTCTTCGAGCACTTCCGCCATGATCCCCGCGATCCACGCAGCCTGCCGCACAACGTGCTCTTCGACCTGGTGGAAGATGCGCACGGCCATCTCTGGGTATCGACCGACGGCGGTGGCCTGGGCCGGCTCGATCTGGACCACATCGCGCAGGGCTTCAAACGCTACCGGCACGATCCGCACAACCCGCGCAGCCTGGCCATCGACCGGGTGCGCGTGCTCTACGTGGATCGTGAAGGGCGCCTGTGGGTCGGCACCGAAAACGGCGGACTGGACCTGTTCGACTACCGCACCGAAACGTTCCGGCACCATCGCCACAGCCGCACCGATCCGAACAGCCTGAACAACGAATCGATCTGGGCCATCTATCAGGACCGCACCGGCAACCTGTGGTTCGGCACGTTTGCCGGGGGCCTGAACGTGCTCAAGCGCAACAGCCAGGCCATCGAACATTACCGCAGCGTGCCCGGCGATCCCTACAGCCTGAACGCCAACGCCGTCAGCCGCTTCTACGAAGACCCGCAGGGCAACCTCTGGGTGGCCACCGACGGCGGCGGCTTCCATCGCTTCGACCGTCGCACCGGTCGCTTCTACGGCTACAGCATGGCCAACACCAACGCCCGCACCGATGCGGTCTTCGCCATGGCCACCGATGCGGACGGCTACCTCTGGGTCGGCGGCTGGGCCGGCGGCATCGGCCGCTTCAGCCCCCGACAGGGGCGCTTCCTGGAGTTTTTCAATGACCAGAACGGCATGCTGCTCACGCCCCATGTGTTCGATGCGCTGGTGGATGCGCAGAACCGGCTCTGGGTGGCCAACTTCCTCGGAGGCCTGGTACGGATCGACCTGAACACCCGTCAGCGCAAGGTCTACACCCCGGAAAACAGTGCGCTGCGCAGCAATCAGATTCTTCGCATGGGGCACGACCCGGAGGGACGCCTCGTACTGGCCACGCAGGACGCGGGCGTGATTGTCTTCGACCCGCGCACCGAGACGTTCACCAACTACCGCCACGATCCTTCCAGTTCCAACAGCCTGAGCAACAACAGCGTGCTTTCGATCCTGGTCGCCGATGCCCACACGCTCTGGGTGGGCACGCAGTACGGCCTCAACCGGATCGATCGACAGACCGGCACCGTGACGCGCTTCTTCCGCGAAGATGGCCTGCCCAGCAATACGATCGTGGGCCTGGCACGCGACCGCCAGGGCTTTCTCTGGGTGGCCACCAACCGGGGCCTCTGCCGCTACAACGTGCAGGAAAAAACCTGCACCCTGTACACGAAAGCCGACGGGCTGCAGGGCAACGAGTTCAATCGCTTTGCCGACTACACGGCGCGGGACGGATCCCTCTATTTCGGCGGTTTCAACGGCTTCAACGTCATCTACCCGGATCGCTTCGAGCCCAACACGACCCCACCTCCCGTGGTGTTGACCGACTTCCGGCTCTTCAACCAGCCAGTGCGCGTCGGCACCAAAGACAGCCCGCTAAAGGCGCACATCAGCGTCACCCGCACGCTCACGCTGGCCCACTGGCAGAACGTGCTGACGTTCGAGTTTGCAGCACTGGACTTTACGGCGCCCTCGAAGAACCGCTACGCATACAAGCTCGAAGGCTTCGACCTGGACTGGAACGAGGTAAGCACACAGCGAACGGCCACCTACAGCAACCTGGATCCGGGCGAGTACGTCCTGCTCGTACGCGGCACGAACAACGACGGCGTCTGGAGCACCCGTCCCGCCACGCTGCACATCGTCATTACGCCGCCTTTCTGGGCGACCTGGTGGTTCCGATTGCTGGTGGGTCTGGCGCTGGTGGGTGCGGTGGTCGGGGTCGTCCATCGGGAACGTCGTCGCCGCAAACGCCAGGAAGCCATCAATGCCGAACTGGAGGCCATCAACCGGCGGCTCGAAGCCGAAATGCGCCATGCCGCCGAGGCTGAGCGAGAAAAACGCCGGGCCCGCGAAGAGGCGGCCGAGCACGACCGCCGCGCCCGCGAGCAACTCCAGCAGCAGCAGGAGTATCTGGAGCAGAGCGTACTCCGGATTCTGGAAGCCATGGAGCGGTTTTCGCAGGGCGATCTGACCGTCACGCTCACGGCCATGCAGGACGACGCCATCGGCCGCCTGTTTACCGGGTTCAACCGGGCCGTGGCCAACATGCAGGCCATCCTTCGGGAAGTCGCCTCGGTCATTCGGGCCACGGCCGACACCAGCAGGGAAATCTACCGGAACTCCGGCGAACTGGCCTCCGGGGTGCAACAGCTCACCCGGCAAACCGGCGAGGTGGCCGAGGCCATCGAAGCAATGGCCCGTACGATCTCGGAGGCCACCCGCAATCTGAGCCACGTGGCCGAACTGGCCGAGCAGTCCCTGCGACAGGCAGAAGAAGGCGGCCAGGTGGCCCGGGACGCCGTGGGCCGCATGAACGACGTGGCCGAAGCGGTAGCCCGCTCGTCGGCCATCATTCAGGCGCTGGACGAAAGCAGCCAGAAAATCGGCGAAATGGCCCGCATCATCGACGAGATCGCCGATCAGACGAACCTGCTGGCGCTGAACGCCGCCATCGAAGCGGCCCGGGCCGGTGAGCAGGGTCGCGGCTTTGCCGTCGTGGCCGACGAAGTACGCAAACTGGCCGAGCGCACGGCGGCCGCCACGAAAGAAATCGAACAGATGACCACCCGCATCCGGCACGATACGTCCCGCGCCGTGACCGCCATGGCCCGGGTCAACCAGGAAGTAGATACCGGCCGGGCACGCGTCGATCAGGTGGGCACGCTGCTGGAAGAAATCATCGCACGCTCCCGCCAGGTGCAGGAACGGATTGCCCAGGTGGCCACAAGCGGCGAAGAGCAGGCGGCCACCATCCAGCACATCAGCGAAAATGTCGAAGCCATCGCACAGGTCACGGAACAGGCGGCCGCCGGCAACACGTCGATCGCCGCCGCCATGGAGCAATTGACCGAGCGTATGGAAAGCCTCCGCCAGCTCGTCACCCGCTTCACCTTTGCCCGGACCGACTCGGAACCGAAGCCGGCCGGCTTCCCTGAAAGCTGA
- a CDS encoding amidohydrolase, with the protein MRRYGIVWALLLALSASAAAGQDLAAYKQEALQETEQLRETLRHLAQELWRYAETALQEQRSAALLADALEAEGFRVQRGVAGMPTAFIAEWGSGRPIIGILAEYDALPGVGNAPVPERHPREDEVSSGHGCGHNLFGAASTVGAIVLKRMMERHRIPGTVRLYGTPAEETVVGKVYMARAGVFDDLDAAIEWHPGTETAVRNQPGRAMNNFIVRFYGQAAHASADPWNGRSALDAVELMNHAANMMREHVHPTARIHYVITDGGEAPNVVPERAEVWYYVRDINRERVEFMYEWLKKIAEGAALMTRTEYEIEFITGVHEVLLNRPLQEAVQANLELVGPPQFDAQEQQFARRLQEFLKIEPVGLDTTIKPLPEGPEPPSGGSTDVAEVSWITPTVGFTVATAAKDVPWHSWATTACHGTSIGYKGAEVAARVIATTGLDMLLRPELLEAAREEFLRLTGGKPYQSPLPLDQPPPLPSRTDR; encoded by the coding sequence ATGCGACGCTACGGAATTGTCTGGGCACTGCTGCTGGCGTTGAGCGCGTCGGCGGCAGCAGGTCAGGATCTGGCCGCCTACAAGCAGGAGGCGCTGCAGGAAACGGAGCAGCTCCGAGAAACACTCCGGCACCTGGCACAGGAACTCTGGCGCTATGCCGAGACGGCGCTTCAGGAGCAGCGCTCGGCCGCCTTGCTGGCCGATGCGCTGGAGGCCGAAGGCTTTCGGGTGCAGCGGGGCGTGGCCGGCATGCCGACGGCCTTCATCGCCGAGTGGGGGAGCGGTCGGCCCATCATCGGCATTCTGGCGGAGTACGACGCACTGCCCGGGGTGGGGAATGCGCCCGTCCCGGAACGCCATCCCAGAGAGGATGAGGTCAGCAGCGGACACGGCTGCGGGCACAACCTGTTCGGGGCCGCTTCCACCGTGGGAGCGATCGTGCTGAAGCGCATGATGGAGCGTCACCGGATCCCCGGCACGGTCCGACTCTACGGGACGCCCGCCGAAGAGACGGTGGTGGGCAAGGTGTACATGGCGCGTGCGGGCGTTTTCGATGATCTGGACGCGGCCATCGAGTGGCACCCGGGCACGGAGACGGCCGTGCGCAACCAGCCGGGGCGGGCCATGAACAACTTCATCGTGCGGTTCTACGGGCAGGCGGCCCACGCCTCGGCCGACCCCTGGAACGGCCGCAGCGCCCTCGACGCCGTCGAGCTGATGAACCACGCGGCCAACATGATGCGGGAGCACGTGCACCCCACCGCCCGGATCCACTACGTGATCACCGATGGCGGCGAGGCCCCCAACGTGGTGCCGGAACGCGCCGAGGTCTGGTATTATGTGCGCGACATCAACCGGGAGCGCGTCGAGTTCATGTACGAATGGCTGAAAAAGATCGCCGAAGGGGCGGCCCTGATGACGCGTACGGAGTACGAGATCGAGTTCATTACCGGCGTGCATGAAGTGCTGCTGAACCGGCCGCTGCAGGAAGCGGTGCAGGCCAACCTGGAGCTGGTGGGGCCGCCGCAGTTCGACGCGCAGGAGCAGCAGTTCGCCCGCCGTCTGCAGGAATTCCTGAAGATCGAACCGGTCGGGCTGGATACGACGATCAAGCCCCTGCCGGAAGGGCCGGAGCCGCCCAGCGGGGGATCGACCGATGTGGCCGAAGTGAGCTGGATCACGCCGACGGTGGGCTTTACGGTGGCGACGGCGGCCAAGGATGTGCCCTGGCATAGCTGGGCCACGACGGCCTGCCACGGTACGTCCATCGGCTACAAAGGGGCTGAGGTAGCCGCCAGGGTCATTGCGACGACCGGCCTGGACATGCTGCTGCGCCCCGAGCTGCTGGAAGCCGCCCGGGAGGAGTTTCTTCGCCTGACCGGCGGCAAGCCCTATCAATCGCCGCTGCCGCTCGATCAGCCGCCGCCTCTGCCGTCCCGCACCGACCGTTAA
- a CDS encoding RsmB/NOP family class I SAM-dependent RNA methyltransferase — MATETVTLRVYPVWIEAVATVLREIFRSPLPADTVLQQFFRKHRRMGKRDRAFVAETVYGMLRHYRRLAHAARRRADDLRFLTLLYLEVFGFGEAKLDLPVPPGEGGALEAAARRFREPDLPDDPAALGILYSLPDWLVAAWLEVLPRETVEARCAALKAPAPLTVRVNTLKADRGTVQQRLLEEGFPSRPTPYSPVGLILEEKAFIFRTRAFQEGLFEVQDEGSQLISLLTEARPGQVVVDGCAGGGGKTLHLAALMEGKGRLYAFDIHEARLRELRPRARRADVHNIRLHVLPHNRASIVRRLYGKADAVLVDAPCSGTGVLRRNPDAAWKITPERVTALVEQQRQILEAYAPLVRPGGRLVYATCSLLPAENEQQIHTFLNAHPEFTLIPAAEVLARQGIALPHQTDAFLRIEPATHGTDGFFAAVLVRS; from the coding sequence ATGGCGACCGAAACCGTCACACTGCGCGTCTATCCGGTGTGGATCGAGGCGGTGGCGACCGTCCTGCGGGAAATTTTCCGTTCCCCCCTGCCGGCCGACACCGTGCTGCAACAGTTCTTCCGGAAGCACCGGAGGATGGGCAAGCGCGACCGCGCGTTTGTGGCCGAGACCGTCTACGGCATGCTCCGGCATTATCGTCGACTGGCCCATGCGGCCCGGCGCCGGGCCGACGATCTGCGTTTCCTGACCCTGCTCTACCTGGAAGTGTTCGGCTTCGGCGAGGCGAAGCTGGACCTGCCCGTGCCTCCCGGAGAGGGCGGGGCGCTTGAAGCCGCCGCCCGGCGCTTCCGGGAGCCGGACTTACCGGACGATCCCGCCGCCCTCGGGATCCTGTACAGTCTGCCCGACTGGCTGGTGGCGGCCTGGCTGGAAGTATTGCCCCGCGAAACCGTCGAAGCACGCTGCGCCGCGCTGAAAGCACCGGCCCCGCTGACCGTCCGCGTCAACACACTCAAAGCCGACCGTGGAACGGTGCAGCAGCGGCTCCTGGAGGAAGGCTTCCCGAGCCGCCCGACGCCCTACAGCCCGGTGGGGCTCATTCTCGAAGAAAAAGCCTTCATCTTTCGCACCCGCGCCTTCCAGGAAGGTTTGTTCGAGGTGCAGGACGAAGGCAGCCAGCTCATCAGCCTGCTTACCGAGGCGCGTCCCGGTCAGGTGGTGGTGGACGGCTGTGCGGGTGGTGGCGGCAAGACGCTGCATCTGGCCGCGCTCATGGAGGGGAAGGGACGCCTGTACGCCTTCGACATTCATGAAGCCCGGCTACGGGAATTGCGTCCCCGGGCCCGTCGTGCCGACGTACACAACATCCGCCTGCACGTGCTGCCGCACAACCGGGCTTCCATCGTACGCCGCCTGTACGGCAAAGCGGACGCCGTACTGGTCGATGCGCCCTGCAGCGGCACGGGCGTGCTCCGACGCAACCCGGACGCCGCCTGGAAGATCACTCCGGAGCGGGTGACCGCCCTCGTCGAGCAGCAGCGGCAGATCCTGGAAGCCTACGCGCCACTTGTACGGCCGGGTGGGCGGCTCGTCTACGCCACCTGCTCGCTGCTCCCGGCCGAGAATGAACAGCAGATCCACACCTTTTTGAATGCGCATCCGGAGTTTACGCTGATTCCGGCTGCCGAAGTGCTGGCCCGTCAGGGCATCGCGCTTCCCCATCAGACCGACGCCTTTCTGCGCATCGAACCCGCCACGCACGGCACCGACGGCTTCTTTGCGGCCGTGCTGGTGCGAAGCTGA
- a CDS encoding metallophosphoesterase, whose product MQESAVSASRPGASAPPHPPAAALRRLARGVVLWTTAHAGVLALFLAGYGWPGLVGAAVLWLLGIGPAFVLLRAFQGRFYPSATVRRWVFRPFWYVQLALPLLSTATVLGWLAGLPFSAGLVGARYALAVMAGLYLLVVLAGYAGTYRLVVHHRTFRFPTLPPALDGLRIVQLSDLHIGPHTSRWLLRRIAQAVEAAAPDLIVFTGDQVDDYAADARLFVDAFGSLRAPLGVWAIAGNHDIFAGWHAVRHTLESAGFIVPVNEARAVSYRGARFWVVGLGDPAGSFWPYGGGAEAVPDVARALQHVPDGAFVVALAHNPALWPELARRGVALTLSGHTHHGQVSIPALRWCLASPFVRFAMGCYRYRDAVLYVHPGSNYWGLPLRLGAWPEVTVITLRRGPSANHCTNVASLED is encoded by the coding sequence ATGCAGGAATCCGCCGTATCTGCTTCACGCCCGGGCGCTTCCGCCCCGCCTCATCCACCGGCCGCCGCGCTCCGGCGGCTGGCCCGTGGCGTGGTTCTCTGGACGACGGCGCACGCGGGCGTGCTGGCGCTCTTTCTGGCCGGCTACGGCTGGCCGGGACTTGTGGGCGCGGCGGTGCTCTGGCTACTGGGCATCGGACCAGCCTTCGTGCTGCTCCGGGCATTTCAGGGGAGGTTCTACCCGTCGGCGACCGTTCGGCGCTGGGTATTCCGGCCGTTCTGGTACGTGCAGCTGGCCCTGCCGCTGCTGAGCACTGCAACCGTGCTGGGCTGGCTGGCGGGGCTGCCGTTCAGCGCAGGCCTGGTAGGGGCACGCTACGCACTGGCTGTCATGGCGGGACTCTACCTGCTGGTGGTGCTGGCGGGCTATGCGGGCACCTACCGGCTGGTGGTGCACCACCGGACGTTCCGCTTTCCCACACTACCGCCAGCACTCGACGGGCTGCGCATCGTCCAGCTCAGCGACCTGCACATCGGACCGCATACCTCACGTTGGCTGCTGCGTCGCATCGCGCAGGCGGTCGAAGCGGCTGCGCCCGACCTGATCGTCTTCACCGGGGACCAGGTGGACGACTATGCGGCTGACGCTCGTCTGTTTGTGGACGCGTTCGGTTCGCTGCGGGCGCCGCTGGGCGTCTGGGCCATCGCCGGCAACCACGACATCTTCGCGGGCTGGCATGCAGTGCGGCACACCCTGGAATCGGCCGGCTTTATCGTGCCCGTCAACGAAGCACGCGCGGTCTCGTACCGGGGCGCCCGTTTCTGGGTGGTGGGTCTGGGCGACCCGGCCGGTTCGTTCTGGCCCTACGGTGGCGGTGCCGAAGCTGTGCCCGACGTAGCACGTGCGCTACAACACGTGCCGGATGGCGCCTTCGTGGTGGCGCTGGCCCACAATCCGGCCCTCTGGCCCGAGCTGGCCCGCCGCGGCGTGGCGCTGACGCTCAGCGGCCACACCCACCACGGCCAGGTCTCCATCCCGGCGCTGCGCTGGTGCCTGGCCTCGCCGTTCGTGCGCTTCGCCATGGGCTGCTACCGCTACCGGGATGCCGTGCTCTACGTACATCCCGGGTCGAACTACTGGGGGCTGCCGCTTCGGCTGGGCGCCTGGCCGGAGGTCACCGTGATCACGCTCCGGCGCGGACCCTCGGCGAACCATTGCACGAACGTGGCGTCTCTGGAAGACTGA
- a CDS encoding DMT family transporter — MKTRTLRSDLLILLATAIWGFAFVAQRVGMEHMGPFWFNALRFAMGSLVLVPLLGRREPSDVPPAVQLRVGLLAGLILFLGASAQQIGLVYTTAGKAGFITGLYVIFVPLLGVFWRQHTYADAWLGAVLAVAGMYLLSVAETLTINPGDVLVLASAVCWAFHIHLIDRYAHRMSPFRLAFTQFVACAVLSGLTAALVETPVLPTAREAWGALLYAGFLSVGIGYTLQVVAQREAHPTHAAILFSLEAVFAALGGWWLLDETLSTRQLLGCGLMLGGMLLSQLRPFTRRATVSLS; from the coding sequence ATGAAGACGCGCACGCTGCGTTCGGATCTGCTGATTCTGCTGGCGACGGCCATCTGGGGCTTTGCGTTTGTGGCGCAGCGCGTGGGCATGGAGCACATGGGACCGTTCTGGTTCAATGCGCTGCGCTTCGCGATGGGCAGCCTCGTGCTGGTACCGCTGCTCGGGCGGCGCGAGCCGTCCGACGTGCCGCCCGCCGTGCAGCTCCGCGTGGGACTACTGGCCGGATTGATCCTGTTTCTCGGTGCTTCCGCACAGCAGATCGGACTGGTTTACACTACGGCCGGCAAGGCTGGCTTCATCACGGGACTCTACGTCATCTTCGTGCCGCTGCTGGGTGTCTTCTGGCGGCAACACACCTATGCGGACGCCTGGCTGGGGGCGGTGTTGGCCGTCGCCGGCATGTACCTGCTGAGCGTAGCCGAAACGCTCACGATCAATCCCGGGGACGTGCTCGTGCTGGCCAGCGCCGTCTGCTGGGCCTTTCATATTCACCTGATCGACCGCTACGCGCACCGCATGTCGCCCTTCCGGCTGGCCTTCACGCAGTTTGTCGCATGTGCCGTCCTGAGCGGCCTGACGGCCGCGCTGGTGGAAACGCCCGTGCTGCCGACCGCTCGCGAGGCCTGGGGCGCGTTGCTCTATGCGGGTTTTCTGTCGGTGGGGATCGGCTACACGCTGCAGGTGGTGGCGCAGCGGGAGGCTCATCCCACGCATGCCGCCATTCTGTTCAGCTTAGAGGCCGTCTTTGCGGCACTGGGGGGCTGGTGGCTGCTGGACGAGACGCTCTCGACGCGCCAGCTTCTCGGCTGTGGGCTGATGCTGGGCGGCATGCTGCTCTCGCAACTTCGTCCCTTCACACGCCGAGCGACCGTTTCCCTTTCATGA